Proteins encoded in a region of the Inquilinus sp. KBS0705 genome:
- the gldC gene encoding gliding motility protein GldC, with translation MKTAEIKLTVQLDDNNIPERIMWESTDSKNQEALPVQAFMLSLWDQSYKNTLKIDLWTKEMPVDEMKRFFYETLQTMGDTFLRATGEKNIVEDLRDYCAHFADKMEIKQ, from the coding sequence ATGAAGACTGCTGAAATAAAGCTGACCGTACAACTCGACGATAATAATATCCCCGAAAGGATAATGTGGGAATCAACCGATTCAAAAAACCAGGAAGCCTTGCCTGTGCAGGCGTTTATGCTTTCGTTATGGGATCAAAGCTATAAAAACACCCTTAAGATAGACCTTTGGACAAAAGAAATGCCCGTTGACGAAATGAAGCGGTTTTTTTACGAAACCCTGCAAACCATGGGCGATACCTTTTTACGCGCCACCGGCGAAAAAAACATTGTAGAAGACCTGCGCGACTACTGTGCCCACTTTGCCGATAAAATGGAAATAAAACAATAA
- a CDS encoding DEAD/DEAH box helicase → MAVTFEDFKFNRQILNAIADAGYTEATPIQQKAIPPIMNGQDVMGIAQTGTGKTAAYVLPLLMKLKYAQGDDPRALIVSPTRELAMQIEENIKTFAANTDLRVVVLYGGLGPKTQIEQIQKGVDIIVTTPGRFLDIYIAGHIVTKKLQTLVLDEADKMMDMGFMPQINRILEVVPVKRQNLLFSATMSDVVHSLAGNFLEFPTVIEITPQATTAETVDQQLYHVPNVKTKINLLKTLLDKEGDIKKLMVFCKTRVAAEDVYKFLLRKYGEKEVKVLHANKGQNTRINSINAFKNNEVKILVATDVASRGIDVSDVSHVINFDVPVVIEDYVHRVGRTGRAYNSGVAITFAVPSEEYYINKIQKLIRQTIPVHPLPDNLFVEETPYEERQDQAREIDMQKRKEDPEFKGAFHEKKSLAQIKKFEAAKAKKQPNHPNNQKPVKHGGQKRSGRKKR, encoded by the coding sequence ATGGCTGTAACTTTTGAAGATTTTAAATTTAACCGGCAAATACTGAATGCCATTGCCGATGCCGGTTATACCGAAGCTACGCCGATACAACAAAAAGCTATACCACCCATAATGAACGGGCAGGATGTAATGGGTATAGCGCAAACAGGTACCGGCAAAACCGCTGCCTATGTGCTGCCGTTGTTAATGAAGCTTAAATACGCACAGGGCGACGACCCGCGCGCTTTAATTGTATCGCCAACACGCGAGCTGGCTATGCAGATAGAGGAAAATATAAAAACATTTGCCGCTAATACAGATTTGCGGGTAGTTGTTTTATATGGCGGCCTTGGCCCCAAAACCCAAATAGAGCAAATACAAAAGGGGGTGGATATTATTGTAACCACACCCGGCCGTTTTTTGGATATTTATATAGCAGGCCACATTGTTACCAAAAAGCTACAAACTTTGGTGTTAGACGAGGCAGATAAAATGATGGATATGGGCTTTATGCCCCAAATAAACCGCATTTTAGAAGTAGTGCCTGTAAAGCGCCAAAACCTGCTGTTCTCGGCTACCATGTCTGATGTGGTGCATAGCCTGGCGGGTAACTTTTTAGAGTTTCCGACAGTGATAGAGATAACACCGCAGGCTACTACAGCCGAAACGGTAGACCAGCAGCTGTATCATGTACCCAATGTTAAAACCAAAATAAACCTGCTTAAAACCTTGCTTGATAAAGAAGGTGATATTAAAAAGCTGATGGTGTTTTGTAAAACCCGTGTAGCTGCCGAAGATGTATACAAATTTTTGCTGCGCAAATACGGCGAAAAGGAAGTAAAGGTTTTACACGCCAACAAGGGGCAAAACACACGTATCAACTCTATCAACGCTTTTAAAAACAACGAAGTGAAGATATTGGTTGCCACGGATGTAGCTTCGCGCGGTATTGATGTGAGCGATGTAAGCCACGTTATTAACTTTGATGTGCCGGTGGTGATAGAAGATTATGTACACCGTGTGGGCCGTACGGGCCGCGCCTATAACTCGGGTGTGGCTATAACATTCGCGGTACCATCAGAAGAATATTATATAAATAAAATACAAAAGCTTATCAGGCAAACTATACCGGTGCACCCGCTGCCCGATAACCTTTTTGTTGAGGAAACCCCTTACGAAGAACGGCAAGACCAGGCACGCGAAATAGATATGCAAAAACGTAAGGAGGACCCCGAGTTTAAAGGGGCTTTCCACGAAAAGAAATCGCTGGCGCAGATCAAAAAATTTGAGGCTGCCAAGGCAAAAAAACAACCTAATCACCCTAACAACCAGAAACCTGTAAAACATGGCGGACAAAAACGATCTGGCAGAAAAAAGCGCTGA